One region of Marivirga arenosa genomic DNA includes:
- a CDS encoding c-type cytochrome, which translates to MNNRIILSGILPLTIALTFFGCQNNESNSSTESQKTDLASNSIISQNGAQLISSNCYVCHNPNSNSHEEIIAPPLAGIKERYLKASTDRADFINKMTSFAYNPSKDKALMKGPVKRFGLMPKTALSEDEIKVIINYIHDNDIPAPKWFNEHKKKH; encoded by the coding sequence ATGAATAATAGAATAATATTAAGCGGAATATTACCACTAACAATTGCTTTAACATTTTTTGGCTGTCAAAATAATGAGTCAAATAGTTCTACTGAATCTCAAAAAACTGATTTGGCCTCTAATTCAATCATTTCTCAAAATGGTGCCCAATTGATAAGTAGTAATTGTTATGTATGTCATAATCCAAATAGTAATTCACATGAAGAAATAATAGCACCACCACTTGCAGGAATTAAAGAAAGGTATTTGAAAGCATCAACTGATAGAGCTGATTTTATAAATAAAATGACTTCTTTCGCTTATAATCCTTCAAAAGATAAAGCTTTGATGAAAGGGCCAGTAAAACGATTTGGATTAATGCCTAAAACAGCACTGTCAGAAGATGAAATTAAAGTTATTATAAATTATATTCATGATAACGATATTCCAGCACCAAAATGGTTTAATGAACATAAGAAGAAACATTAG
- a CDS encoding DUF2202 domain-containing protein — protein MRTSALIILIFSPFIILSCDPLNDNISPKLDNKLTMISSFPLEPLSEQEISSIYFMREEEKLARDVYGFLYDKYSVIVFNNIFESEQSHMDAVLQLINRYDLSDPAEDTHFGEFQNAELQQLYNDLISQGSDNIIEALKVGAVIEEIDIIDIQNDLDTSIDNQDINYVYENLLKGSRNHLRAFVKNLLNRGIIYNPEYLSQELYNSIINSEKEN, from the coding sequence ATGAGAACATCAGCTTTAATCATTCTAATTTTTTCACCCTTTATCATATTGTCTTGTGATCCGTTGAATGATAATATTAGCCCTAAATTGGACAATAAATTGACTATGATAAGTAGTTTTCCTCTAGAGCCATTAAGTGAACAAGAAATTTCTTCCATTTACTTTATGAGAGAAGAAGAAAAACTAGCCAGAGATGTCTATGGTTTTTTATATGATAAGTATTCTGTTATAGTATTCAATAATATTTTTGAAAGCGAGCAAAGTCACATGGATGCAGTTTTACAATTGATCAATAGATATGATTTGAGTGATCCTGCTGAAGATACCCATTTCGGAGAGTTTCAAAATGCTGAACTACAACAGCTTTACAATGATTTAATCTCTCAAGGTTCTGATAATATTATAGAAGCATTAAAGGTAGGGGCTGTAATTGAAGAAATTGATATTATAGATATTCAAAATGATTTGGATACTTCTATCGACAATCAAGATATTAATTATGTCTATGAGAATTTATTAAAAGGATCTAGAAATCACCTTCGTGCTTTTGTTAAGAATTTGTTAAATCGAGGCATAATTTATAATCCTGAATACTTAAGCCAAGAATTATATAATTCGATTATAAATTCCGAAAAGGAAAACTAA
- a CDS encoding SulP family inorganic anion transporter, whose protein sequence is MKQYFKLFDLTQRVDYKTEVLSGLTVAMALVPEAVAFAFVAGLSPLTGLYAAFVMGLVTAILGGRPGMISGATGAIAVVIVSLAQQHGVEYVLAAVILSGLIQVLAGVLKLGKFMRLVPHPVIFGFVNGLAVIIFTSQLAQFKDGSGNWLSGEPLYILLALVLATMLIVWGLPKITKAIPSSLAAILVIFGVVFFFDIDTRTVGDVASIKGTFPPFHIPSVPLKWETLMIILPYSAIMAAVGLIESLLTLNIVDEITESRGRGNKEAVAQGTANILSGLFSGMGGCAMLGQSLINISNGARARLSGIVAAIMLLVFIMFGSSYIELVPMAALTGLMIMVSIGTFEWASLKTINKMPKSDILVMVLVTLVTIVLHNLALAVIVGVIIAALVFAWDNAKRIRARKSVDQEGTKHYEIYGPLFFGSTAAFNEKFDVMNDPEEVIIDFAESRVVDMSAIEALNKITERYLKVGKKVHLKHLSPDCRRLLQNADKIIDVNVIEDPSYKLAVDK, encoded by the coding sequence ATGAAGCAATATTTTAAATTATTTGATCTTACACAAAGAGTAGATTACAAAACAGAAGTGCTCTCAGGATTGACAGTAGCTATGGCACTAGTCCCAGAAGCAGTTGCTTTTGCTTTCGTAGCAGGTCTTTCCCCTCTTACTGGTTTATATGCTGCATTTGTTATGGGCTTGGTTACTGCTATTTTAGGTGGTAGGCCAGGAATGATATCAGGTGCAACTGGTGCAATTGCAGTAGTCATAGTTTCATTGGCTCAACAACATGGTGTTGAATATGTGTTGGCAGCAGTGATTTTATCTGGATTAATTCAAGTACTGGCTGGTGTGCTAAAGCTAGGTAAATTTATGCGCTTAGTGCCTCATCCAGTAATATTCGGATTTGTGAATGGTTTAGCAGTTATTATTTTCACGTCTCAACTGGCTCAATTTAAGGATGGGTCTGGTAATTGGTTAAGTGGAGAGCCTCTTTATATATTATTGGCTTTAGTTTTGGCAACAATGTTAATCGTTTGGGGCTTACCTAAAATAACAAAAGCGATTCCTTCTTCATTAGCTGCTATTTTAGTGATTTTTGGAGTAGTTTTCTTTTTCGATATAGATACGAGAACTGTAGGGGATGTTGCTTCAATTAAAGGTACTTTTCCGCCATTTCATATCCCTAGCGTCCCTCTTAAATGGGAAACTTTAATGATTATCTTACCATACTCAGCAATTATGGCTGCAGTAGGTTTAATTGAAAGTTTGCTTACCCTCAATATTGTAGATGAGATTACTGAAAGTAGAGGTAGAGGAAATAAAGAAGCAGTAGCTCAAGGTACGGCTAATATCTTATCTGGCTTGTTTTCAGGTATGGGAGGATGTGCCATGTTAGGACAAAGCCTTATTAATATTTCGAACGGTGCAAGAGCAAGATTATCAGGAATCGTTGCTGCAATAATGCTATTGGTGTTTATTATGTTTGGTTCATCTTATATTGAACTTGTACCCATGGCAGCCTTAACAGGGCTTATGATCATGGTTTCAATTGGTACTTTCGAATGGGCAAGTTTGAAAACCATTAATAAGATGCCAAAGTCAGATATTTTGGTAATGGTATTGGTAACTCTCGTGACGATTGTATTGCATAATTTGGCACTGGCCGTAATAGTGGGAGTAATCATTGCAGCGTTAGTTTTTGCCTGGGATAATGCCAAAAGAATTAGAGCTAGAAAAAGTGTAGACCAAGAGGGTACAAAGCATTATGAAATTTATGGCCCATTATTTTTCGGATCTACAGCCGCATTCAATGAGAAATTTGATGTGATGAATGATCCTGAAGAAGTGATTATTGACTTTGCGGAAAGTAGAGTGGTAGATATGTCTGCAATTGAGGCTTTAAATAAAATTACTGAAAGATATTTAAAGGTTGGAAAGAAGGTTCACCTTAAGCATTTAAGCCCTGATTGTAGAAGACTTCTTCAAAATGCAGATAAAATTATTGATGTTAATGTTATAGAAGACCCTAGTTACAAACTAGCGGTTGATAAATAG
- a CDS encoding cystathionine gamma-synthase family protein, with the protein MNEHSFSPESQMMSFGYKPELSEGAIKCPIFQTSTFAFKKAEDGKAFFEVAYGKREKTDEEELGLIYSRLNNPNLQITEDRLCLWDGAEDAAIFESGMGAISSMLMEFLNPGDVLLHSVPVYGGTDHFINHVLPKWGIHSIGVNPYQDKEDVMKEIEASGLKDKIRFVYLETPANPTNALVDIGMFREIADSINTQEEPIYIGVDNTYMGPIWQHPLKLGADMVIYSATKYIGGHSDLVAGACLGSADLIKRVKGFRTFMGNMAGPHTGWLLMRSLETLKVRMEKQAQNAQEVAAFLNSHPKVEKVHYLGNLKPEDGRQYDIFKKQCTSNGAMLAFDIQGGEKEAFKFLNNVKLIKLAVSLGSTESLAEHPATMTHSDVDEDLRNKIGITSSLVRISVGVEDAKDLIWDIEQALAQV; encoded by the coding sequence ATGAACGAACATTCTTTTTCACCAGAAAGTCAGATGATGTCATTCGGCTATAAACCTGAATTATCTGAAGGAGCAATCAAGTGTCCAATTTTTCAAACTTCAACTTTCGCCTTTAAGAAAGCGGAAGATGGTAAGGCATTTTTTGAGGTGGCTTACGGAAAAAGGGAGAAGACTGATGAGGAAGAGTTAGGTCTGATATACAGCAGATTAAATAATCCAAACCTACAAATCACAGAAGATAGACTGTGTTTATGGGATGGAGCAGAAGACGCTGCTATTTTCGAAAGTGGAATGGGAGCAATTAGCAGTATGCTAATGGAATTCCTTAATCCTGGAGATGTTTTATTACATTCTGTACCAGTTTACGGTGGAACTGATCATTTTATTAATCATGTTTTACCGAAATGGGGCATTCATTCAATTGGTGTTAATCCATATCAAGATAAGGAAGATGTCATGAAAGAAATTGAGGCGAGCGGATTGAAAGATAAAATCCGTTTTGTATATCTTGAAACTCCTGCAAATCCCACTAATGCGCTGGTTGATATCGGTATGTTCCGAGAAATTGCAGATTCAATCAATACTCAGGAAGAGCCAATCTATATTGGGGTTGATAATACTTATATGGGGCCTATTTGGCAACATCCTTTAAAATTAGGTGCAGATATGGTCATTTATTCTGCTACAAAATATATTGGAGGGCATAGTGATTTAGTAGCAGGAGCTTGCTTGGGTTCAGCTGATTTAATAAAAAGAGTTAAGGGTTTTAGAACCTTCATGGGTAATATGGCCGGACCTCACACTGGCTGGTTGTTGATGAGAAGTTTAGAGACTTTAAAAGTTAGAATGGAGAAGCAAGCGCAAAACGCTCAAGAAGTAGCTGCTTTTCTGAACTCACATCCTAAAGTTGAAAAAGTACATTATCTGGGTAATCTTAAACCTGAGGACGGTCGCCAGTATGATATATTTAAAAAGCAATGTACTTCAAACGGTGCTATGTTAGCGTTTGATATTCAAGGTGGTGAGAAAGAAGCTTTTAAATTCCTAAATAATGTTAAGTTGATAAAACTTGCAGTTAGTTTAGGAAGCACCGAATCATTAGCGGAACATCCGGCTACAATGACGCATTCTGATGTGGATGAGGATTTAAGAAATAAAATTGGCATTACTTCAAGCCTTGTAAGAATTTCAGTAGGTGTGGAAGATGCTAAAGATTTAATTTGGGATATTGAACAAGCATTAGCACAAGTATAA
- a CDS encoding Lrp/AsnC family transcriptional regulator — MENNSTLRLDRTDIEILKLLQQNARMTNKELAAKLDLTITPIYERVKRLEKTKVIRQYVALIDADKTGKGLMALCMLRLEKHTKDKLAQFEDHISKIPEVTECYHLAGQYDYHLKILVKDMNAFQDFIVNKLSTNQNLTNIQSSFVMKKITDTTAIPL, encoded by the coding sequence ATGGAAAATAATTCTACACTAAGACTGGATCGAACAGATATAGAAATTTTAAAACTGCTTCAACAGAATGCAAGAATGACCAATAAGGAACTTGCTGCTAAACTAGACTTAACTATCACTCCTATTTATGAGCGAGTTAAAAGATTAGAGAAAACGAAGGTTATAAGGCAATATGTAGCATTAATAGATGCAGATAAAACTGGTAAAGGGCTGATGGCGTTATGTATGCTTCGTTTAGAAAAACATACAAAGGATAAATTAGCTCAATTTGAAGATCATATCTCTAAAATCCCCGAAGTTACGGAATGTTACCACTTAGCAGGTCAATACGATTATCACCTTAAAATTCTAGTAAAAGATATGAACGCTTTTCAGGATTTCATAGTAAATAAACTATCTACTAACCAAAACTTAACCAACATTCAAAGTTCTTTTGTGATGAAGAAAATCACAGATACCACTGCTATTCCTTTATAA
- a CDS encoding helix-turn-helix domain-containing protein: MPQQKLTELANLAVKYVNTTNRLIFLTGKAGSGKTTLLRHIIKNTYKNVAVAAPTGIAAINAKGVTLHSLLQLPFGTFIPDDNAVDFSRTSEQIHTPRTFLQQFKMYGNKRQIIRNLELLIIDEVSMLRADILDCMDLVLRTVRKNPNPFGGLQIMFIGDLNQLPPVIKQYEWQYLNHFYNTGYFFEALAIQKSEMVYIELDKIFRQSDPEFTSILNRLRDNHLTKQDLKKLNEHYVEDAEESTKNGYIHITTHNNKADLINEKALKSLSEDETNYTAEIEGDFPENMYPIPAQLNFKLGAQVMFIKNDSSGDARYFNGKIGEISELNEDTIKVKLKDPEDEVTVERYEWLNQRYSLDKATNELEEKWLGTFKQFPLKLAWAITVHKSQGLTFEKAILDLSDSFAPGQMYVALSRLTSLDGLILSKPVHNITINLADTLKNFEQKKVDSSELKKNLASDQKRFLFEHVREAYNFQELKNELSHHFKSFNKNENRSLKQQYAKWTHEKLESLNEINKIGLKFQSSLAHYEAKSEYLQELEERVHSAESYFKPKLKDLYDAFKAHLIETSKQDKVKSYLKEIESITELLKSKILQISKTGLLVNSAVDNRILTKSDLNQSAEYADAKKNSKKSKPKKDKTPTAEISFNLYKEGNSIDQIANKRGFVEGTILGHLSKYIESGDIDVTELIDPVKLDQICQVMALDEVKGSADVKARLGDEFTYDDIKIAWGHFRKNQAQNAEN, from the coding sequence ATGCCCCAACAGAAACTAACTGAACTCGCAAATCTAGCCGTTAAATATGTCAATACTACTAATAGATTAATATTTCTAACTGGTAAAGCAGGTAGCGGTAAAACCACATTATTAAGGCATATTATAAAAAATACCTACAAAAATGTTGCAGTAGCAGCCCCAACCGGTATTGCTGCAATAAATGCAAAAGGAGTTACATTACACTCTTTATTACAGTTACCATTTGGTACTTTTATTCCAGATGATAATGCAGTTGATTTCAGCAGAACTAGTGAGCAAATTCATACTCCACGGACATTTCTTCAACAATTTAAAATGTATGGCAATAAAAGACAGATTATTAGAAATCTGGAATTATTGATTATAGATGAAGTCAGTATGCTGAGAGCTGACATTTTAGATTGCATGGATTTAGTATTAAGAACTGTTCGTAAAAATCCTAATCCCTTTGGAGGATTACAAATCATGTTTATTGGAGATTTAAATCAGCTTCCTCCAGTTATTAAACAATATGAATGGCAGTATTTGAATCATTTCTATAATACTGGATACTTTTTTGAAGCCTTAGCTATTCAAAAATCAGAAATGGTTTACATCGAACTTGATAAAATATTTCGCCAATCAGATCCGGAATTTACTTCAATATTAAACCGATTAAGGGACAATCATTTAACAAAGCAAGATCTGAAAAAATTAAATGAGCATTATGTAGAAGATGCAGAAGAATCTACAAAGAATGGTTACATCCATATCACCACTCACAATAACAAAGCTGATCTTATAAATGAAAAGGCGTTAAAATCATTAAGTGAGGATGAAACTAACTATACGGCCGAAATAGAAGGAGATTTTCCTGAAAACATGTACCCAATACCTGCGCAATTAAATTTCAAACTAGGCGCACAAGTAATGTTTATTAAAAACGACTCAAGTGGTGATGCACGATATTTTAATGGTAAAATAGGAGAAATATCAGAGCTCAATGAGGACACTATAAAAGTAAAACTGAAAGATCCGGAAGATGAGGTTACGGTGGAAAGATACGAATGGCTGAACCAACGTTATAGTTTGGATAAAGCCACTAATGAATTAGAAGAGAAGTGGCTGGGTACTTTTAAGCAATTCCCTTTAAAATTAGCTTGGGCCATTACAGTACACAAATCACAAGGTTTAACTTTTGAAAAAGCAATATTAGACTTGTCCGATAGTTTTGCGCCTGGTCAAATGTATGTTGCTTTATCTAGACTCACGAGTTTAGATGGCTTGATACTCTCAAAACCTGTCCATAATATTACCATAAACTTAGCAGATACTTTAAAGAATTTTGAACAAAAAAAGGTAGATTCCTCTGAGCTGAAAAAAAATCTAGCTTCCGATCAAAAAAGATTCTTATTTGAACATGTTCGGGAAGCTTATAATTTTCAAGAATTAAAAAATGAGCTGAGTCACCATTTCAAAAGTTTCAATAAAAATGAGAACCGCTCATTAAAACAACAGTATGCTAAGTGGACGCACGAAAAACTAGAAAGCCTAAATGAAATCAATAAAATCGGTTTAAAATTCCAAAGCTCACTAGCTCATTATGAGGCAAAATCAGAATATCTTCAGGAATTAGAAGAAAGGGTGCATAGTGCTGAATCCTATTTTAAACCTAAGCTAAAGGACCTATATGATGCATTTAAAGCTCATTTGATTGAGACTTCTAAACAAGATAAAGTAAAAAGCTATTTAAAGGAAATAGAATCAATCACTGAATTACTTAAGTCAAAAATTTTACAAATAAGTAAAACTGGTCTACTTGTTAATTCAGCTGTTGACAATCGTATTTTAACTAAATCGGATTTAAATCAATCTGCGGAATATGCTGATGCGAAAAAGAATTCAAAAAAATCAAAGCCAAAAAAGGATAAAACTCCCACAGCTGAGATTTCATTTAACTTGTATAAAGAGGGAAACAGCATTGATCAAATTGCAAACAAAAGAGGTTTTGTAGAAGGTACTATTTTAGGACATTTATCTAAATATATTGAGAGTGGGGATATAGATGTAACAGAATTAATTGATCCTGTCAAATTAGACCAAATTTGTCAAGTTATGGCTTTAGATGAAGTAAAAGGAAGCGCAGATGTGAAAGCAAGATTAGGAGATGAATTTACCTATGATGATATAAAAATTGCTTGGGGTCATTTTAGGAAAAATCAAGCTCAAAATGCAGAAAATTAA
- the miaA gene encoding tRNA (adenosine(37)-N6)-dimethylallyltransferase MiaA — MTKYSKTIVILAGPTAVGKTSLSIELAKQFNTEIISADSRQFYREMELGTAKPSKREMDGIVHHFINSHSIHDEYNVGDFEKDSLNLLSELFLKYDVVFVVGGSGLYVKALCEGIDEMPKIPQELRAQLNDEYLKFGLEYLQNELQAVDPEYYSIVDQQNPQRLIRALELFRATGKNMTYYRAQTSKVERPFNIIKIGLERPREELYQRINLRMDQMIAAGLFEEANELYPFKNLNALQTVGYSEIFGYLDGDYDKEEAIRLLKRNSRRYAKRQMTWFKKDTEFKWFSPIDENFIREYIKNSLNKI; from the coding sequence TTGACTAAATATTCTAAAACTATCGTGATTTTAGCGGGGCCTACTGCAGTAGGAAAAACCTCTTTGTCAATTGAATTAGCTAAACAATTTAATACAGAAATCATTTCGGCTGATTCGCGGCAGTTTTATCGAGAAATGGAATTAGGTACTGCTAAACCTTCAAAGCGTGAAATGGATGGAATAGTTCACCATTTTATTAATTCACATAGTATTCATGATGAATATAATGTTGGTGATTTTGAGAAGGATAGTTTGAATTTATTAAGTGAGCTGTTTTTAAAATATGATGTTGTTTTTGTGGTAGGGGGCTCAGGCTTATATGTTAAAGCACTTTGTGAAGGTATTGATGAAATGCCCAAGATCCCTCAAGAACTAAGAGCTCAATTAAATGATGAATATCTAAAGTTTGGTTTGGAATACCTTCAAAATGAGCTTCAAGCAGTTGATCCAGAATATTATTCCATTGTGGATCAGCAAAACCCTCAAAGATTGATTAGAGCCCTAGAACTTTTTAGAGCTACGGGCAAGAATATGACCTATTATAGAGCCCAAACCAGTAAAGTAGAACGGCCTTTTAATATCATAAAAATTGGTTTAGAAAGACCAAGGGAAGAATTATACCAAAGAATAAATTTAAGAATGGACCAAATGATTGCAGCTGGTTTATTTGAAGAGGCAAACGAACTTTATCCGTTTAAAAATTTGAATGCATTGCAAACAGTAGGCTATTCAGAGATATTTGGATATTTGGATGGGGATTATGATAAAGAGGAAGCGATAAGATTGTTAAAACGAAATAGCCGTAGATATGCAAAAAGGCAAATGACTTGGTTTAAAAAAGATACCGAGTTTAAATGGTTTTCACCCATTGATGAAAATTTTATTCGTGAGTATATAAAGAACTCCCTTAACAAAATTTAA
- a CDS encoding PAS domain S-box protein, which produces MELQNYDKDQLIKEVERLRLAIYQKKYLLKNSRSFESTKFLEEGIDLSMEFTEDGKILKTNKNWRKTLGYSTIDLKHIFIRDIIYSDDWHKFKEACSNAKASKVQELLEVRLSSKNNDKIYVTGIILISINSQNFIANFQDITDQIHAQKAQNLFYEITNLTLKSTDLDGLFRGIHDKLNEAMDAKNFFIAQFKFDQQELYFPYINDEIISGAPRSMIFKYKKGLCEYIYHQKKSVLLKESEIMDLILQGKIHQYGTIPKVFMGVPFQTEKGIPGVIGVQSYNDENAFKNRDLKLLNFISNQVLLSVERKFIEEKISNQAARLQSIFNSSNHIIWSIDKDYLLTSFNENFEYEFLKYFNFKPKVDIDLRGKAISEFFSKDAFKFWGQKFENCLDGNALNFEIEFQNPLDNSTVWKEIFLNPIYTEGGEITGLSGIAHDITEKKINALNIQKSEWRFRNIFESFQDIYFNCRFNGEIILISPSVKENIGYEQDEVTGNNITNYYLYTKKTKDLLKKLVSRRRVQNFEATLITRDGRLINCICNVRLVRDKDSREVTIEGVARDITKLKQANRELLHAKNVAENSLKVKEQFLANMSHEIRTPMNGVIGMVDLLSQTQLNPEQQNFVQTIKRSSETLLTILNDILDLSKIEAGKMKIQPHVSEVKSVFEKALNLFSQQAKSKAIDLNFKIDNDVPTYLKIDETRIIQIVSNLTSNALKFTEKGGKVLLHISKEIKEDLYRIAVEDTGIGISENDQHHLFKLFTQVDNSSTKAYSGTGLGLAISKQLSSLMGGQIGVSSEPDEGSVFWFTLIGEQPTQDEIEEFNKNKKKLAEPKEFHISNENPPHILIVDDNTINRQVASQILLKSGFKTDLAFSGAAAIEKVSQNDYDLILMDIQMPTMDGVTATQEIRKLNKNIPPIIAMTAYSMKEDRQKFLDKGMDDYLSKPIVSNLLLEVIQKNLPEHKKSARNISKSSTAQPAKHNLESELIDKTTLKQLSKYADKPTIKSFFEEFEIEAKSLILESINAEKTSDLDKIKSNLHTLKGNAGTLGIRSLENQAKKIEENLKNQKTEKLIKDLNHLLDNFNKFTDNYQSILK; this is translated from the coding sequence TTGGAGCTACAAAATTACGATAAAGATCAACTTATAAAAGAGGTAGAAAGATTACGTTTAGCTATCTATCAAAAAAAGTACCTTCTAAAGAACTCAAGAAGTTTCGAGAGTACTAAATTCTTAGAAGAAGGTATTGATTTGAGCATGGAATTTACCGAAGATGGTAAAATTCTGAAAACGAATAAAAACTGGCGTAAAACTCTTGGGTATTCCACAATTGATCTTAAACACATTTTCATTCGAGATATAATATATTCCGATGACTGGCATAAATTTAAGGAAGCTTGCTCTAATGCAAAAGCAAGTAAAGTTCAAGAATTATTAGAAGTCAGACTTAGCTCTAAAAACAATGATAAAATCTACGTTACTGGTATTATTCTGATAAGTATAAACAGTCAAAATTTTATCGCTAACTTCCAAGATATTACTGATCAAATACATGCTCAAAAAGCACAAAACCTGTTTTATGAGATTACAAATCTTACTTTAAAGAGTACGGATTTAGATGGGCTTTTTAGAGGTATCCATGATAAGCTGAATGAGGCAATGGATGCAAAAAACTTCTTCATAGCCCAATTTAAATTTGATCAACAAGAATTATATTTTCCTTACATAAATGATGAGATAATTTCTGGTGCTCCAAGATCCATGATATTCAAATACAAAAAGGGGCTTTGTGAGTACATATACCATCAGAAGAAATCTGTTTTACTAAAGGAGTCAGAAATCATGGATTTGATTTTACAAGGCAAAATCCACCAGTACGGTACTATTCCTAAGGTTTTTATGGGGGTTCCGTTTCAAACTGAAAAAGGAATTCCAGGAGTTATTGGTGTTCAAAGTTATAATGATGAAAACGCTTTTAAAAACAGAGACCTTAAGCTTTTAAACTTCATATCGAATCAAGTTTTGCTTTCCGTTGAACGCAAATTCATTGAAGAAAAAATTAGCAATCAAGCGGCTCGTTTGCAATCAATATTTAATAGTAGCAATCATATTATATGGTCAATAGATAAGGACTATTTACTCACCTCATTTAATGAGAACTTTGAGTATGAATTTTTGAAATATTTCAATTTTAAACCTAAAGTTGATATTGATTTGAGAGGAAAAGCTATATCGGAGTTTTTCTCTAAAGATGCCTTTAAATTTTGGGGACAAAAATTTGAAAATTGTTTAGATGGAAATGCTTTGAATTTTGAAATTGAATTTCAAAACCCATTAGATAACTCAACAGTATGGAAAGAAATATTCCTCAACCCAATTTATACTGAAGGTGGAGAAATCACAGGACTATCTGGAATTGCCCATGATATTACAGAAAAGAAAATTAATGCCTTAAATATTCAAAAAAGTGAATGGCGATTTAGAAATATATTCGAATCTTTTCAGGATATTTATTTTAACTGTAGATTCAACGGTGAAATTATATTAATTAGTCCGTCTGTTAAAGAGAATATTGGCTACGAACAAGATGAAGTGACTGGTAACAATATCACGAATTATTATTTATACACTAAAAAAACCAAGGATTTACTTAAAAAACTGGTTTCAAGAAGAAGAGTTCAAAACTTTGAGGCCACGCTCATTACTAGGGATGGACGATTAATAAACTGTATTTGTAACGTCCGATTGGTGCGCGATAAAGATAGCAGAGAAGTTACCATAGAAGGTGTAGCCCGTGACATTACCAAACTTAAGCAAGCCAATAGAGAATTATTACATGCTAAAAATGTGGCCGAAAACTCCTTAAAGGTAAAAGAGCAATTTCTTGCTAATATGAGTCATGAGATCAGAACCCCTATGAATGGAGTAATAGGAATGGTGGATCTTTTATCACAAACTCAGTTAAATCCTGAGCAGCAAAATTTTGTTCAAACCATTAAACGCTCATCCGAAACGCTATTAACTATATTAAATGATATACTTGATTTAAGTAAAATAGAAGCAGGTAAGATGAAAATTCAACCTCATGTTTCTGAGGTGAAAAGTGTTTTTGAAAAAGCTTTAAATCTATTCAGCCAACAGGCAAAAAGCAAAGCAATCGACTTAAATTTCAAAATAGATAATGATGTTCCTACCTACCTAAAAATTGATGAAACAAGAATCATCCAAATCGTATCGAATTTAACTTCTAATGCTTTAAAATTCACTGAAAAAGGTGGAAAAGTGTTGCTTCATATATCAAAGGAAATTAAAGAAGACTTATATCGCATAGCCGTAGAAGATACTGGAATTGGTATTTCTGAGAATGATCAACATCACTTATTTAAGTTATTCACTCAAGTTGATAATTCGAGCACAAAAGCCTATAGTGGGACTGGATTAGGTTTAGCCATTTCAAAGCAACTAAGTAGTTTAATGGGTGGCCAAATAGGGGTAAGTTCTGAGCCAGATGAAGGTAGCGTTTTCTGGTTCACACTAATTGGTGAACAACCTACTCAAGATGAAATTGAAGAATTCAATAAGAACAAAAAGAAATTAGCAGAACCTAAGGAATTCCACATTAGCAATGAAAACCCGCCACATATTTTAATTGTGGATGACAATACGATAAATCGCCAAGTTGCGAGTCAAATATTATTAAAATCAGGATTTAAAACAGATCTTGCCTTTAGTGGAGCTGCTGCAATTGAAAAGGTTAGTCAAAATGATTATGATTTAATCTTGATGGATATTCAAATGCCCACCATGGATGGGGTTACAGCTACTCAAGAAATCAGAAAACTCAATAAAAACATACCTCCTATTATTGCTATGACGGCTTATTCCATGAAAGAAGACCGTCAGAAGTTTTTAGATAAAGGAATGGATGATTACTTATCCAAACCCATTGTTTCTAATCTATTATTGGAAGTAATTCAAAAAAATCTTCCTGAACATAAAAAAAGTGCGAGGAATATCAGTAAAAGCTCAACTGCTCAACCTGCAAAGCATAATCTCGAATCAGAATTAATCGATAAAACCACTTTAAAACAATTAAGCAAATACGCTGATAAACCGACTATAAAATCGTTCTTTGAAGAGTTTGAAATTGAAGCAAAAAGTTTGATATTGGAAAGTATTAATGCTGAAAAAACTTCAGATTTAGATAAAATCAAAAGTAATTTACATACTTTAAAAGGAAACGCAGGAACGCTGGGAATTCGATCATTAGAAAATCAAGCAAAAAAGATAGAGGAAAATTTAAAAAATCAAAAAACTGAAAAGCTTATAAAAGACTTGAATCATTTATTAGATAATTTTAATAAATTTACAGACAATTACCAGTCAATATTGAAGTAA